The Chloroflexota bacterium DNA segment CATGGCCAGGGCCCGCCTGTGCGTATACGGCTACTTTGCCCCAGCGGAGCTGGAGGAGGTCTTCTCCGGCCCCGTGAGCGTGCTGGAGGATGTGATGGATGGTTTACCGCCTGGCTAACAAGTTCGGCTCCTACCGCAACGCCATCGCTGTGGTGGGGTGCGGCGGGACCGGGGGCTTTGCCGCCGAGGGGATCTGCCGGCTCCTGGCCGGGCGGACTGTGCCTAAGCAGCTTGTCCTCATTGACGGGGACCGGGTGGAGGAGAGGAACCTGGGGAGGCAGAACTTCTACCCCGAGGACCTGGAGAAATTCAAGGCCCAGGCACTGGCCGAGCGCCTGGCCAGGAGGTACCGGCTCCCGGTGGCCTACTCCGTCTCGCCGCTTGAGAAAAAGGAGCGTGAATATGAGCGGGGCCCGCTGACGGGCTGTGCGCTGGTCATCGGCTGCGTGGACAACGCCCCCGCCCGGGCGGCCATTGCGGCCAACATCACCCTGGGCCACTGGTGGCTCGATGCCGGTAACGGGGCGGAGTTCGGCCAGGTCCTCATCGGGAACGCACGGGCGGAGGCCATGGGCCGCCGAGACCTGGCTCCTTTTGACCAGGAAAAGGGCCTCTGCCACGCCCTGCCCCTCCCGACCCTGGTCCGCCCCGAGCTCCTG contains these protein-coding regions:
- a CDS encoding ThiF family adenylyltransferase, whose translation is MVYRLANKFGSYRNAIAVVGCGGTGGFAAEGICRLLAGRTVPKQLVLIDGDRVEERNLGRQNFYPEDLEKFKAQALAERLARRYRLPVAYSVSPLEKKEREYERGPLTGCALVIGCVDNAPARAAIAANITLGHWWLDAGNGAEFGQVLIGNARAEAMGRRDLAPFDQEKGLCHALPLPTLVRPELLVPAPRPRASCAAAVAAGEQGPTINQAMAVLVVEAVRLLLEGSLTWWQGYLELNPLGVRTVQATPTPWYLG